One Pseudonocardia abyssalis DNA segment encodes these proteins:
- the madC gene encoding MadC family VWA domain-containing protein, producing the protein MSPLDVVAAAFGRVLRRQGVAASPAEVIEVRRVLTMLGAADLDALRSGLRAVTVKYDHERPGFERSFTAFFSATEMAAATAGGGRGLLEPGAEGLPTELELGEDDDPLGRYADYNPRAAEVGDLVDAPEKDQGFNPHRDDDDLSLAGADSELSVSSGEDQGRRGISYTVDLDRAGSAVAKELTSGRSAPVAGSIDLDDPAAILAWLAAYDPHAIYADGPGGDQLSATQLDRLVEAITDFVEALAERAGLGRVDDPDATGDGDHADVRFACHELLRRMRGAPRRVPREHSRGPLDVRHTVRASMRTDGVPFHLVVRRSTPDRIRLLVVADVSLSVRSITAFALRLAQTLHGMAFRCRVLAYVDTPVDVTDVLLRSRGDGALAAVLAAPGLDLDATSDYGRVLAAMNAEHAGLVDKRTAVLFVGDGRCNGLPDGAEDLRRLTRRAHRVGWITPEPRRYWTQASCAMPTYAEIVDHVTIARDPAELAGQVGELGHALS; encoded by the coding sequence ATGAGTCCCCTCGACGTCGTCGCGGCGGCGTTCGGGCGGGTGCTGCGGCGCCAGGGGGTGGCCGCGTCACCCGCCGAGGTGATCGAGGTCCGGCGCGTGCTCACGATGCTGGGCGCCGCCGACCTCGACGCCCTGCGCTCCGGGCTCCGCGCCGTCACCGTGAAGTACGACCACGAGCGCCCCGGCTTCGAGCGGTCGTTCACGGCGTTCTTCTCCGCGACGGAGATGGCCGCCGCGACGGCGGGCGGGGGGCGTGGGCTGCTCGAACCCGGCGCCGAGGGCCTGCCCACCGAGCTGGAGCTGGGCGAGGACGACGATCCGCTCGGCCGCTACGCCGACTACAACCCGCGCGCCGCCGAGGTGGGCGATCTGGTCGACGCCCCCGAGAAGGACCAGGGCTTCAACCCCCACCGCGACGACGACGACCTGTCGCTGGCCGGGGCCGACTCCGAGCTGTCGGTGTCGAGCGGGGAGGACCAGGGCCGGCGGGGCATCAGCTACACCGTCGACCTGGACCGGGCCGGCAGCGCGGTCGCGAAGGAGCTGACGTCGGGCCGCAGCGCCCCGGTCGCCGGCAGCATCGACCTCGACGACCCCGCCGCCATCCTCGCCTGGCTCGCCGCCTACGACCCGCACGCGATCTACGCCGACGGTCCGGGCGGGGACCAGCTCTCCGCGACGCAGCTCGACCGGCTCGTCGAGGCGATCACCGACTTCGTCGAGGCACTGGCCGAGCGGGCCGGGCTCGGGCGCGTCGACGATCCGGACGCGACCGGCGACGGGGACCACGCCGACGTCCGGTTCGCCTGCCACGAACTGCTGCGCCGTATGCGGGGAGCGCCGCGGCGGGTGCCGCGTGAGCACAGCCGCGGCCCGCTCGACGTGCGGCACACCGTCCGGGCGAGCATGCGCACCGACGGCGTCCCGTTCCACCTGGTGGTGCGCCGCAGCACGCCGGACAGGATCCGCCTGCTCGTCGTCGCCGACGTGTCGCTGTCGGTCCGCTCGATCACCGCGTTCGCCCTGCGGCTGGCCCAGACCCTGCACGGCATGGCGTTCCGCTGCCGCGTGCTGGCCTACGTCGACACGCCCGTCGACGTCACCGACGTGCTGCTGCGCTCGCGGGGCGACGGCGCGCTGGCCGCGGTGCTCGCCGCACCCGGCCTCGACCTGGACGCCACCAGCGACTACGGCCGTGTGCTGGCCGCGATGAACGCCGAGCACGCCGGCCTCGTCGACAAGCGCACGGCCGTGCTGTTCGTCGGCGACGGCCGCTGCAACGGGCTGCCCGACGGCGCCGAGGACCTGCGCCGCCTCACGCGCCGCGCGCACCGCGTCGGCTGGATCACCCCGGAGCCGCGCCGCTACTGGACCCAGGCGTCGTGCGCGATGCCGACCTATGCGGAGATCGTCGACCACGTGACGATCGCCCGCGATCCCGCCGAGCTCGCGGGGCAGGTGGGCGAGCTGGGTCACGCACTCTCCTGA
- a CDS encoding MadB family AAA-type ATPase, which produces MYETAEQVAEALRGQDYVIDSDLAVVVLLATRLERPLLLEGPAGVGKTELAKSLALASGRRLIRLQCYEGLDDGRALYEWDYGKQLLHVQMLRDRIGETLADAPDMASAAKRLRDQDTGLYSEHFLSVRPLLETVLSEDPVVLLVDEVDRTEESMEALLLEVLAERQITVPEVGTFTARSTPWVVLTSNDTRELSPALKRRCLHFHVDFPDAARETEIVSRRAPEVADDLIGDVVELARKLREMPLRKPPSISEVVDAARAAAVLGGVERGPLLATLLKYSSDVDLATRRLAGDAEPEPEVPVAKDEWVTPSRPRNTTTAAFRGRGGNNSNRYDQPRRGRR; this is translated from the coding sequence GTGTACGAGACCGCCGAACAGGTCGCCGAGGCCCTGCGGGGCCAGGACTACGTCATCGACTCCGACCTCGCCGTCGTGGTCCTGCTCGCCACCCGCCTCGAACGACCACTGCTGCTGGAGGGGCCGGCCGGCGTCGGCAAGACCGAGCTCGCCAAGTCGCTGGCGCTCGCGAGCGGGCGCCGGTTGATCCGGCTGCAGTGCTACGAGGGCCTCGACGACGGCCGCGCCCTCTACGAGTGGGACTACGGCAAGCAGTTGCTGCACGTCCAGATGCTGCGCGACCGGATCGGGGAGACGCTCGCCGACGCCCCCGACATGGCGTCCGCGGCGAAGCGCCTGCGCGACCAGGACACCGGCCTGTACTCCGAGCACTTCCTCTCGGTGCGCCCGCTGCTGGAGACGGTGCTGTCCGAGGACCCGGTCGTGCTGCTCGTCGACGAGGTGGACAGGACCGAGGAGTCGATGGAGGCGCTGCTGCTGGAGGTGCTCGCGGAGCGGCAGATCACGGTGCCCGAGGTCGGCACGTTCACCGCGCGCTCGACGCCGTGGGTGGTGCTGACCTCCAACGACACCCGTGAGCTCTCCCCCGCGCTCAAGCGCCGCTGCCTGCACTTCCACGTCGACTTCCCGGACGCCGCCCGCGAGACCGAGATCGTCTCCCGCCGCGCCCCCGAGGTGGCCGACGACCTGATCGGCGACGTCGTCGAGCTGGCCCGGAAGCTGCGGGAGATGCCGCTGCGCAAACCACCGTCGATCTCCGAGGTGGTGGACGCCGCCCGGGCCGCCGCGGTACTCGGCGGGGTCGAGCGGGGTCCGCTGCTCGCCACGTTGCTCAAGTACTCCAGCGACGTCGACCTCGCCACCCGTCGCCTCGCCGGGGACGCCGAGCCGGAGCCCGAGGTGCCGGTCGCGAAGGACGAGTGGGTGACACCCAGCCGCCCGCGCAACACCACGACCGCGGCCTTCCGCGGCCGCGGCGGCAACAACAGCAACCGCTACGACCAGCCCCGTCGCGGACGGCGATGA
- the mdo gene encoding NDMA-dependent methanol dehydrogenase (This methanol dehydrogenase is considered a nicotinoprotein, since its NADP cofactor remains is not dissociable, but instead remains permanently bound. A member of this family has been shown to act as a formaldehyde dismutase, able to convert two molecules of formaldehyde (plus one water molecule) into one of methanol and one of formate, with no net change in its redox state. More recently, it was shown in Mycobacterium smegmatis that this enzyme is critical to ethanol utilization, for which the biosynthesis of the cofactor-like electron carrier mycofactocin is also required.), with protein sequence MAIELNQIWDFPIKEFHPFPRALLGVGAHDILGVEAKNLGFKRTLLVTTGLRGSGIIDELKGKIEHQGVEVVVYDKVESNPKDYNCMDAAALYQSEKCDSIISVGGGSSHDAAKGARVVIAHDGRNINEFEGFSKSTNMQNPPHIAVSTTAGTGSETSWAYVITDTSDMDNPKKWVGFDDAVVCTLALDDPLLYYTCPQQFTAYCGFDVLAHGSEPFVSRLDFDASLGNALYSIELVGKYLREAVFEPRNLEARSKMMSAQYIAAQAFNSGGLGIVHSASHAVSAYFDTHHGLNNAIALPRVWEYNLPSRYERYAKIAKALGVDTTNMTTVQAADAAVEEAIRLSQDVGIPDNFGSLTPATYDKNRMNTGKYKGVGEVIPTDDGTIRKISEHMMGDYCTPANPRECTVESLIPVVEHSFSKSY encoded by the coding sequence ATGGCCATCGAGCTCAACCAGATCTGGGACTTCCCGATCAAGGAGTTCCACCCGTTCCCGCGCGCCCTGCTCGGGGTCGGCGCGCACGACATCCTGGGTGTCGAGGCGAAGAACCTGGGCTTCAAGCGGACCCTGCTCGTCACGACCGGTCTGCGCGGTTCGGGGATCATCGACGAGCTCAAGGGCAAGATCGAGCACCAGGGCGTCGAGGTCGTCGTCTACGACAAGGTGGAGTCCAACCCCAAGGACTACAACTGCATGGACGCCGCCGCGCTCTACCAGAGCGAGAAGTGCGACTCCATCATCTCGGTCGGCGGCGGCTCGTCCCACGACGCCGCCAAGGGCGCCCGCGTCGTCATCGCGCACGACGGCCGCAACATCAACGAGTTCGAGGGCTTCTCCAAGTCCACGAACATGCAGAACCCGCCGCATATCGCCGTGTCCACCACGGCCGGCACCGGCTCGGAGACGTCCTGGGCGTACGTCATCACCGACACCTCGGACATGGACAACCCGAAGAAGTGGGTCGGCTTCGACGACGCCGTCGTCTGCACCCTGGCGCTCGACGACCCGCTGCTCTACTACACCTGCCCCCAGCAGTTCACCGCGTACTGCGGCTTCGACGTCCTCGCACACGGCTCCGAGCCGTTCGTCTCCCGCCTGGACTTCGACGCCTCGCTGGGCAACGCGCTGTACTCGATCGAGCTGGTCGGCAAGTACCTGCGCGAGGCGGTGTTCGAGCCGCGCAACCTGGAGGCGCGCTCGAAGATGATGAGCGCGCAGTACATCGCGGCGCAGGCGTTCAACTCCGGCGGCCTGGGCATCGTGCACTCCGCGTCGCACGCCGTCAGCGCGTACTTCGACACCCACCACGGGCTCAACAACGCCATCGCGCTGCCCCGCGTGTGGGAGTACAACCTCCCCAGCCGCTACGAGCGCTACGCGAAGATCGCGAAGGCGCTCGGCGTCGACACCACGAACATGACCACGGTGCAGGCCGCCGACGCCGCTGTCGAGGAGGCCATCCGGCTCTCCCAGGACGTGGGCATCCCGGACAACTTCGGTTCGCTGACGCCCGCGACCTACGACAAGAACCGGATGAACACCGGCAAGTACAAGGGCGTCGGCGAGGTCATCCCCACCGACGACGGGACGATCCGCAAGATCTCCGAGCACATGATGGGCGACTACTGCACGCCGGCGAACCCGCGGGAGTGCACCGTCGAGTCGCTGATCCCGGTGGTCGAGCACTCGTTCTCGAAGTCCTACTGA
- a CDS encoding VWA domain-containing protein, translating to MENALHRFVRLLRLRGIRISIPEALDAMACAAQPGMMGDKEQLRAALRVALIKDRRDEEIFDDIFDQFFALVKVGGADTGHGHGHGHGDLSDSGELESFTLSEEPSNTPEQGHEHGKPADIRDYFDPDDLAQQYNLHQEANKIDMAAMTDEIVLSKDSQGIDGEGQRVQIETDSLHNAGMPGEISQQQGTKVDADLSVAQQEMLFGWLNDGDGESQEGTEDDAAALRRRMTGVLAGLPEALKKHLEALMALENKIVEGVEEQKVREVDRVGEHERMELEESIRRLAHTLHGGLTHKRKVSSRGRIDSGRTMRRNMRFDGIPFSPVTVTRSEDKPRLVILADVSLSVRATARFTLHLVHGLQNLFGQVRAYAFVSDMVEVTDLFEDHPVEQALGLIFGGEVLDVDANSDYGKAFGTFQEDYASAVNRRSTVIILGDGRGNGNDPNTEAFAEITRRARETIWLTPEPRYSWGLGGCDLPEYAEYCSRVRVVRDLTGLETAAHEMAAELVGR from the coding sequence ATGGAGAACGCGCTGCACCGCTTCGTCCGGCTGCTGCGCCTGCGCGGCATCCGGATCTCCATCCCGGAGGCCCTCGACGCGATGGCGTGCGCCGCACAGCCCGGGATGATGGGCGACAAGGAGCAGCTCCGCGCCGCGCTGCGGGTCGCCCTGATCAAGGACCGGCGCGACGAGGAGATCTTCGACGACATCTTCGACCAGTTCTTCGCGCTGGTGAAGGTGGGCGGCGCCGACACCGGGCACGGCCACGGGCACGGCCACGGCGACCTGTCCGACTCCGGTGAGCTGGAGTCGTTCACGCTGTCCGAGGAGCCGAGCAACACCCCGGAGCAGGGCCACGAGCACGGCAAGCCCGCCGACATCCGGGACTACTTCGACCCCGACGACCTGGCGCAGCAGTACAACCTGCACCAGGAGGCCAACAAGATCGACATGGCCGCGATGACCGACGAGATCGTGCTGTCCAAGGACAGCCAGGGCATCGACGGCGAGGGCCAGCGGGTCCAGATCGAGACCGACAGCCTGCACAACGCGGGGATGCCGGGCGAGATCTCCCAGCAGCAGGGCACGAAGGTCGACGCCGACCTGTCCGTCGCGCAGCAGGAGATGCTCTTCGGCTGGCTCAACGACGGCGACGGCGAGTCGCAGGAGGGCACCGAGGACGACGCGGCGGCCCTGCGGCGGCGGATGACCGGCGTGCTCGCCGGGCTCCCCGAGGCGCTCAAGAAGCACCTCGAGGCGCTGATGGCGCTGGAGAACAAGATCGTCGAGGGCGTCGAGGAGCAGAAGGTCCGCGAGGTCGACCGCGTCGGCGAACACGAGCGCATGGAGCTGGAGGAGTCGATCCGGCGCCTCGCGCACACCCTGCACGGTGGGCTCACCCACAAGCGCAAGGTGTCCAGCCGCGGCCGTATCGACTCGGGCCGCACGATGCGCCGCAACATGCGCTTCGACGGCATCCCGTTCTCGCCGGTCACGGTCACGCGCTCGGAGGACAAGCCGCGGCTGGTCATCCTGGCCGACGTCTCGCTGTCGGTGCGGGCCACCGCCCGGTTCACCCTGCACCTGGTGCACGGGCTGCAGAACCTGTTCGGGCAGGTGCGGGCCTACGCCTTCGTGTCCGACATGGTGGAGGTCACCGACCTGTTCGAGGACCACCCCGTCGAGCAGGCGCTGGGCCTGATCTTCGGCGGGGAGGTGCTCGACGTCGACGCCAACTCCGACTACGGCAAGGCGTTCGGCACGTTCCAGGAGGACTACGCCTCCGCGGTCAACCGGCGGTCCACGGTGATCATCCTGGGCGACGGGCGGGGCAACGGGAACGACCCGAACACCGAGGCGTTCGCCGAGATCACCCGCCGTGCGCGGGAGACGATCTGGCTCACCCCGGAGCCCCGCTACTCCTGGGGCCTCGGCGGCTGCGACCTGCCCGAGTACGCCGAGTACTGCTCACGGGTCCGGGTCGTCCGCGACCTCACCGGCCTGGAGACCGCCGCGCACGAGATGGCGGCGGAGCTCGTCGGACGCTGA
- the mftA gene encoding mycofactocin precursor MftA (Mycofactocin is a small molecule electron carrier derived from the final two amino acids, Val-Tyr, of MftA, the mycofactocin precursor. It plays a role in redox homeostasis and the metabolism of alcohols and aldehydes in Actinobacteria, including Mycobacterium tuberculosis.) → MAPAPDAQSAPEEPVVEETLVEEVSIDGMCGVY, encoded by the coding sequence ATGGCCCCCGCGCCCGACGCCCAGTCCGCCCCCGAGGAGCCCGTGGTCGAGGAGACCCTCGTCGAAGAGGTCTCGATCGACGGCATGTGCGGTGTCTACTAG
- a CDS encoding GNAT family N-acetyltransferase — protein sequence MSDVLLHLATTTEWRHHLATGAVVPSVAEFVHLSTPDQVTLPANRLFAGRTDLNLLVLDPSRIGVEVRFEPGVPTDPASMRFPHAYGPVPVSAVLAVVPYRGAGGFGPPVLPGVDPAGRQAAFEPSLVRRTATGEVPVTGGVAVRTDPVPASHKHNRLLLDGDTDAVTVAADAERSGTGRATLFGDRHACTAAALTGAGWRVRELVGMTGPAGGTCGRTEVVDVEALRPTWDAEWRRHGVDDADVAQLTDRLLLEERVLDLRALALRVDGEVVASAVLRIDGATADLDGVEVGAAHRGRGHGDALLADARAIAAGAGCDLVTLTAAADDHPRSWYGRRGFVEANRLWDAGRT from the coding sequence GTGAGCGACGTCCTGCTGCATCTCGCGACCACCACCGAGTGGCGCCACCACCTCGCGACGGGCGCCGTCGTGCCGTCCGTGGCGGAGTTCGTGCACCTGTCAACGCCCGACCAGGTGACCCTGCCCGCGAACCGGCTCTTCGCCGGCCGCACCGACCTGAACCTGCTGGTCCTGGACCCGTCCCGGATCGGGGTCGAGGTCCGGTTCGAGCCCGGCGTGCCCACCGATCCGGCGTCGATGCGGTTCCCGCACGCCTACGGGCCCGTCCCCGTGTCGGCCGTGCTGGCCGTCGTGCCGTACCGCGGCGCGGGCGGGTTCGGCCCGCCGGTGCTCCCGGGCGTCGACCCGGCGGGCCGCCAGGCCGCGTTCGAGCCGTCGCTGGTCCGGCGCACCGCCACCGGCGAGGTCCCGGTGACCGGCGGGGTCGCCGTGCGGACCGACCCGGTGCCCGCGTCACACAAGCACAACCGGCTGCTGCTCGACGGCGACACCGACGCCGTCACCGTGGCCGCCGACGCCGAGCGCAGCGGGACGGGCCGCGCCACCCTGTTCGGCGACCGGCACGCCTGCACGGCCGCGGCGCTCACCGGCGCCGGATGGCGGGTGCGGGAGCTCGTCGGCATGACCGGCCCGGCCGGGGGCACGTGCGGCCGCACCGAGGTCGTCGACGTCGAGGCCCTGCGCCCGACTTGGGACGCCGAGTGGCGCCGACACGGCGTCGACGACGCCGACGTCGCGCAGCTCACCGACCGCCTCCTCCTGGAGGAGCGGGTCCTCGACCTGCGGGCCCTCGCCCTGCGCGTCGACGGCGAGGTGGTGGCGTCGGCCGTACTGCGCATCGACGGGGCCACCGCCGATCTCGACGGCGTGGAGGTCGGAGCCGCGCACCGCGGGCGCGGACACGGCGACGCCCTGCTCGCCGACGCCCGCGCGATCGCCGCCGGGGCCGGCTGCGACCTGGTCACGCTCACCGCCGCGGCCGACGACCACCCCCGCTCCTGGTACGGGCGGCGCGGCTTCGTCGAGGCGAACCGGCTCTGGGACGCGGGCCGGACCTGA
- a CDS encoding AAA family ATPase, translating to MSQFESGSGQFDSVDEVVDALGEQGYIADARLATTVFLVNRLDKPLLIEGPAGVGKTELAKALAKATGRRLLRLQCYEGQDETKALYEWDYGKQLLYTQILREKIGQVVADSPTLEDAVDRIGAQESVFFSERFLASRPLLEAIRSDEPVVLLIDEVDRADEALEAVLLETLAEYQVSVPEVGTFTTTTPPYVVLTSNNTRDLSAALKRRCLHLFLDYPTAERELEIVRSKKTGLPDALAEQLVGVVRGLRELELRKSPSISETIDWARTLAVLGVEELNATVLSDTVSVVVKYDKDVRKAIGALPKLVDPNATVPEKDHGHGHGHGHGHDEEQPKKPARADETEDEVDGRAIRAAKDTPGRFGNTYGSNPLGGDTGASPSKPPKVPADRGKSSFGAGLGRKRAL from the coding sequence ATGTCGCAGTTCGAGTCCGGGAGCGGACAGTTCGATTCCGTCGACGAGGTCGTCGACGCGCTGGGCGAGCAGGGCTACATCGCCGACGCCCGCCTGGCCACCACCGTCTTCCTGGTCAACCGGCTCGACAAGCCGCTGCTCATCGAGGGTCCGGCCGGTGTGGGCAAGACGGAGCTGGCGAAGGCGCTCGCGAAGGCCACGGGCCGGCGCCTGCTGCGCCTGCAGTGCTACGAGGGCCAGGACGAGACCAAGGCCCTCTACGAGTGGGACTACGGCAAGCAGCTGCTCTACACCCAGATCCTGCGCGAGAAGATCGGCCAGGTCGTCGCCGACTCCCCCACCCTGGAGGACGCCGTCGACCGCATCGGCGCCCAGGAGAGCGTGTTCTTCTCCGAACGCTTCCTCGCCTCCCGCCCGCTGCTGGAGGCCATCCGCTCCGACGAGCCGGTCGTGCTGCTGATCGACGAGGTCGACCGCGCCGACGAGGCACTCGAGGCGGTGCTGCTCGAGACCCTCGCCGAGTACCAGGTGTCGGTGCCCGAGGTCGGCACGTTCACCACGACGACCCCGCCGTACGTGGTCCTGACGAGCAACAACACGCGTGACCTCTCGGCCGCTCTCAAGCGCCGTTGCCTGCACCTGTTCCTGGACTACCCCACCGCGGAGCGCGAGCTGGAGATCGTCCGGAGCAAGAAGACGGGCCTGCCGGACGCGTTGGCCGAGCAGCTCGTCGGCGTCGTGCGCGGGCTGCGCGAGCTGGAGCTGCGCAAGTCGCCGTCGATCTCGGAGACCATCGACTGGGCGCGCACGCTCGCCGTCCTCGGGGTCGAGGAGCTCAACGCGACGGTCCTGTCCGACACCGTCTCCGTCGTCGTCAAGTACGACAAGGACGTGCGCAAGGCCATCGGCGCGCTGCCGAAGCTGGTCGACCCGAACGCGACCGTGCCGGAGAAGGACCACGGCCACGGCCACGGCCACGGGCACGGCCACGACGAGGAGCAGCCGAAGAAGCCGGCTCGCGCCGACGAGACCGAGGACGAGGTCGACGGCCGCGCGATCCGCGCCGCGAAGGACACCCCCGGCCGCTTCGGCAACACCTACGGCAGCAACCCCCTCGGCGGCGACACCGGCGCGTCCCCGAGCAAGCCGCCGAAGGTCCCCGCCGACCGCGGCAAGAGCAGCTTCGGCGCGGGCCTCGGCCGCAAGCGGGCCCTGTGA
- the mdo gene encoding NDMA-dependent methanol dehydrogenase (This methanol dehydrogenase is considered a nicotinoprotein, since its NADP cofactor remains is not dissociable, but instead remains permanently bound. A member of this family has been shown to act as a formaldehyde dismutase, able to convert two molecules of formaldehyde (plus one water molecule) into one of methanol and one of formate, with no net change in its redox state. More recently, it was shown in Mycobacterium smegmatis that this enzyme is critical to ethanol utilization, for which the biosynthesis of the cofactor-like electron carrier mycofactocin is also required.) — protein MQVEEMLPQFPIKEFHPFPRALMGPGAHELIGPEALKLGFKKTLVMTSGLRGSDIVHKIVESMKYHGLEVVVYDKVESNPKDYNVMDAVGMYQQNNCDSFVSIGGGSSHDACKGARVSVAHDGRNVNEFEGFNKSENPKNPPHIAVSTTAGTGSETSWAYVITDTTTDPKNPHKYVAFDDASVTTLAIDDPVLYYSCPVDYTAQCGFDVLAHASEPYVSRINFDPSLGNALHAIKLTNRNLREAVWNPQGYEGRFGMMNAQYIAAQAFNSGGLGIIHSISHAISAFYDTHHGLNNAIALPRVWAFNMPTHYKRFADIAEAMDIDTHGMTNVQAAEAALAASIRLLRDVGIPERFVDVKQDSYSKNRLGQGPTEFYKGEGIIKGDAADVDRITNHVLGDACTPGNPKECTFETVRPVVDHCMNGDLDDLLT, from the coding sequence ATGCAGGTCGAAGAGATGCTTCCGCAGTTCCCGATCAAGGAGTTCCACCCCTTCCCCCGTGCCCTCATGGGCCCGGGTGCGCACGAGCTGATCGGCCCGGAGGCCCTCAAGCTGGGCTTCAAGAAGACGCTGGTCATGACGTCGGGCCTGCGCGGCTCCGACATCGTCCACAAGATCGTCGAGTCCATGAAGTACCACGGCCTCGAGGTCGTGGTGTACGACAAGGTGGAGTCCAACCCCAAGGACTACAACGTCATGGACGCCGTGGGGATGTACCAGCAGAACAACTGCGACAGCTTCGTCTCCATCGGTGGCGGCTCGTCGCACGACGCCTGCAAGGGCGCCCGCGTCTCGGTCGCCCACGACGGCCGCAACGTCAACGAGTTCGAGGGCTTCAACAAGTCCGAGAACCCGAAGAACCCGCCGCACATCGCGGTCTCCACCACGGCCGGCACCGGCTCGGAGACCTCCTGGGCCTACGTCATCACCGACACCACGACGGACCCGAAGAACCCGCACAAGTACGTGGCGTTCGACGACGCGTCGGTCACGACCCTGGCGATCGACGACCCGGTGCTCTACTACAGCTGTCCGGTCGACTACACCGCGCAGTGCGGGTTCGACGTGCTCGCGCACGCCTCGGAGCCGTACGTCTCGCGCATCAACTTCGACCCGTCGCTGGGCAACGCCCTGCACGCGATCAAGCTGACGAACCGCAACCTCCGCGAGGCGGTGTGGAACCCGCAGGGCTACGAGGGCCGCTTCGGGATGATGAACGCGCAGTACATCGCGGCGCAGGCGTTCAACTCCGGTGGCCTCGGCATCATCCACTCGATCAGCCACGCCATCTCGGCGTTCTACGACACCCACCACGGCCTGAACAACGCCATCGCGCTCCCGCGCGTGTGGGCGTTCAACATGCCGACGCACTACAAGCGCTTCGCCGACATCGCCGAGGCGATGGACATCGACACGCACGGCATGACCAACGTCCAGGCCGCCGAGGCCGCGCTCGCCGCGTCCATCCGGCTGCTGCGCGACGTGGGCATCCCGGAGCGCTTCGTCGACGTCAAGCAGGACTCGTACTCGAAGAACCGGCTGGGCCAGGGCCCGACCGAGTTCTACAAGGGCGAGGGCATCATCAAGGGTGACGCGGCGGACGTCGACCGCATCACCAACCACGTCCTCGGCGACGCCTGCACCCCGGGCAACCCGAAGGAGTGCACGTTCGAGACCGTGCGCCCCGTGGTCGACCACTGCATGAACGGCGACCTGGACGACCTGCTCACCTGA